One stretch of Sulfuricystis multivorans DNA includes these proteins:
- the ftsY gene encoding signal recognition particle-docking protein FtsY, whose protein sequence is MFGFLKKDRPAEEAPARPSWAQRLKAGLAKTRAALTTPLSELFSRTKIDDELLEELEATLLMADCGVEATQWLLDRLKAKVKKEKLESPADLRAALIDLMTELLEPLEAPLEVGTHKPFIIMIAGVNGAGKTTSIGKLAHRFQNEGKRVLLAAGDTFRAAAREQLIEWGRRNDVTVISQPSAPPANLASLDSPPKGARNSRGGPSSFSGDPAAVVFDAIAAARARGLDIVLADTAGRLPTQLNLMEEISKVRRVIQKAEPTGPHEVLLVLDANIGQNAIAQVKAFDKAIDVTGLIVTKLDGTAKGGVLAAIARQCPKPVRFIGVGEGIDDLQPFKAREFVAALFGA, encoded by the coding sequence TGGGCACAGCGCCTCAAGGCCGGCCTGGCGAAGACGCGCGCGGCGCTGACCACGCCGCTTTCCGAACTCTTTTCGCGCACGAAGATCGACGATGAACTGCTCGAAGAGCTCGAAGCGACGCTCTTGATGGCCGATTGCGGCGTCGAGGCGACGCAATGGCTGCTCGATCGGCTCAAGGCGAAAGTCAAGAAAGAAAAGCTCGAATCGCCTGCGGACTTGCGTGCGGCGCTGATCGACCTGATGACGGAACTCCTCGAGCCATTGGAAGCGCCGCTCGAAGTCGGCACGCACAAGCCGTTCATCATCATGATCGCCGGGGTCAATGGCGCCGGCAAGACCACCTCGATCGGCAAGCTCGCCCACCGCTTCCAGAACGAGGGCAAACGCGTGTTGCTCGCCGCCGGCGACACCTTCCGCGCCGCGGCGCGCGAGCAGCTCATCGAGTGGGGGCGCCGCAACGACGTCACCGTGATCAGCCAGCCATCAGCCCCCCCCGCAAATCTCGCTTCGCTCGATTCTCCCCCCAAGGGGGCGAGAAACTCTCGGGGCGGCCCGTCGAGTTTCTCCGGCGATCCGGCCGCGGTGGTGTTCGATGCGATCGCCGCCGCGCGAGCGCGCGGACTAGACATCGTGTTGGCCGATACCGCCGGTCGTCTGCCGACACAGCTCAACCTGATGGAAGAGATCAGTAAGGTGCGCCGTGTGATCCAGAAGGCGGAACCCACTGGCCCGCACGAAGTGCTCTTGGTGCTCGATGCCAACATTGGCCAGAACGCGATTGCCCAAGTCAAGGCTTTCGACAAGGCGATCGATGTCACGGGGTTGATCGTCACCAAGCTCGACGGCACCGCCAAGGGCGGGGTGCTCGCGGCGATCGCGCGCCAGTGCCCGAAACCGGTGCGCTTCATCGGCGTCGGCGAAGGCATCGACGATCTGCAGCCGTTCAAGGCGCGCGAGTTCGTCGCGGCGTTGTTCGGCGCGTGA